From one Triticum urartu cultivar G1812 chromosome 3, Tu2.1, whole genome shotgun sequence genomic stretch:
- the LOC125543537 gene encoding probable U6 snRNA-associated Sm-like protein LSm4 — protein MLPLSLLKTAQGHPMLVELKNGETYNGHLVNCDTWMNIHLREVICTSKDGDKFWRMPECYIRGNTIKYLRVPDEVIDKVQEETSKSRSDRKPPGVGRGRGRGDIGTKPGGRGIGRGQDDGKGGGRGRGGIGSKGGNKGGRGRG, from the exons ATG CTTCCCCTCTCGCTCCTCAAGACCGCCCAGGGGCATCCCATG CTCGTGGAGCTCAAGAACGGCGAGACCTACAATGGGCACTTGGTGAACTGCGACACGTGGATGAACATCCACCTCCGGGAGGTTATTTGCACCTCTAAG GATGGTGACAAGTTTTGGAGGATGCCGGAGTGCTATATTCGTGGTAACACGATCAAGTATCTTCGGGTTCCTGATGAG GTGATTGACAAGGTTCAAGAGGAAACTTCTAAGAGTAGATCAG ATAGGAAGCCACCAGGTGTTGGTcgtggaagaggaagaggagatATAGGCACTAAACCTGGAGGCAGAGGCATCGGTCGTGGCCAAGATGATGGCAAAGGCGGTGGCCGTGGAAGGGGCGGAATTGGAAGTAAAGGTGGCAACAAAGGCG GACGTGGTCGTGGGTAA